A window of Haloarcula sp. DT43 genomic DNA:
GTTCGCGTATCCGGCGGAGTTCACCCAGCATCGCGTCGGGGTCGTCGGCTCCGACCTCCTCGGCAGGGACCACGGCGGCGAGTTCCTCCGTCTCGGTCGCCTTCGCGGGTCGCTCCCTGACCCGTTCCAGAATCTGGTCCTGAATGTCCTCGAAGTCGCTGACGCCGCTGATGGTCAGTTCGGCCCCCATCTGGCCACCATACCCCGCGGTGTGGATGCCGACGGCCCCGGTGTCCACCAGCCGCTCAATGGGGCCCTGTGAGATGCCGACGTTCGTGATGCGGTTGTACGGCACCGTGGTCTGCTGCTGGAAGAAGACGCCCCGACGGTTCGACCTCGTCGTCGGTGAACCGATAGCCAACAGTCCGGTAGAACGCCGGTATCCACCACGCGACGTAGGCGAAGCCGACCTTCGCCCCCAGCGAGGACGTCATCGACGAGGCATTCGCAGAACTCGAACTGTGAGACCTGCCGCTACCGATAGCTTTCGTGGGTCACACCCGGAATTGTTCCGAAGTAGCTGTCGCCGGCGAGAACAGGCTCATCACGCTCCAGAGCGGTTGCAGCGATTGCCGCACCCCCTTTGCCAATCCCTGGTCCCTCACCGTCGTCCGCATCGGCCATCCGTTCACCGAGTAGCCGACCAGCGCGGCGGGAGATGCTCGGTGTCATATCGACCAGCGGGTACGAGTCAAGCACAGCTTCTACGGTCTGGCGTTCCTCACGGGTATTCGCAATCTTCCCAACACCAATGTAGAGTTCCAAGACCGTCATTGAAGGAATCACTAATGGAACGTTCGCTGCTTCGAGCTCCCGTTCCTTCTTGAGGGCCGCTTCGACACCGTCGATGATATCCAGAATGAAGCTCGTATCGACAATCATTCGAATCGCTCCGCGACATCCCGGACCTCGTCGCGGTCGTCCTGATCAGCCCGTTCGATGGCGTCCCGCATCTCGTTCACCTGGTCCTCGTCGAACACACCGCGAAGGTCTCTGAGTGATTGCCCACCGATAAGCCGCTCCACGGCATCGCTGAACGACTCGTCGTCACGCTTGTTCGCTTTGATCCGTTCGTATACATCATCCTCAAGACGGACTTGATGTGACATCCTTGTTGACAGCGTTGACACTCTATCGGAATCAACATTTGGGTGCTACAGTAGGACGATAGCGGTGAGACCTCTAATTAGATATTATCTATACATTCCAGAGAAGAACTACAGTAGTTGAAACTGGACGTCTCAATGCATGCGGTCCTCAACTTCTTCGTGTTCGAGCCTAGCGGTAGCAAGTGTATCATCTGCCATCAGTCGGATGGCTGTTCGATCTGTTCTCTCAAGTAATCGTCATCATTCGTCCGCATGACCCCCATCCATGATTTCTGTCCGTCGTGGGCGAGTATCATCGACGGGACCACTCGTCCTCTGTGTCGACTACGGTCCCTCGGCTCCCTGTAACATACTCCCCCACGAAAGCCGAGTAACCGAAGACCGTTCAGAGAGACGATGACCGTCGAACCCTCGTGACCGACCACTGCGAGTGGAAGTGGGATACCGCGGAGAAGGATGGCCCCGACCATGAGCGCAATCGCGCCGAAAGCGATGGCGAGATTGATGGTGAGCGTCCGGCGGGTCCTGCGTCCGAGGCCGAGGACGTAGGGAATCTTGCTGAGGTCGTCGCCCATCAACACAACGTCGGCCGTGTCGAGCGCGACGTCGGTCCCCGCGCCTCCCATCGCGATGCCAAGGGTCGCTGTGGCGAGGGCTGGCGCGTCGTTGACGCCGTCACCGACCATCGCCACGTTCTCGTGTCGGTCGACCAAGTCTTCGATCGTCACCACTTTCTCCTCCAGTAGCAGTTACGCCTGCACTTCGTCGATATCAACCTCGTCAGCGATTCACCGGGCGACGCGCTCGTTGTCGCCTGTCAGCCTGACGATGTGCTCCACGCCGAGTGAGCGAAGGTCGGCGATCATCTCGGCCGCGTCGGGGCGAACGGTGTCGGTGAACGCGAGCCACCCCAACACGTTGACGTCGCCGTGACGCTCTCGGGCGACGAGGACGCTCGTTTTTCCCTCCGCCTCTAAGTCCGGAGACGGTCGAGGCCTGGTTCGAGACCGTCGATAGCCACGTCTCCGAGGACAGTCTCGAAGCAACTCCGATTCCCGATGTGCGTCGTGCTGCCTTCAACGTCTGCATTGACGCCTTTCCCGGCGACTGACTGGAACCGCTCCGCGTCAGGGACCTCGAGAGACCGGGCTTCTGCCGCCCTCACGGTGGCCCGAGCGAGGTGGTGTTCTGAGCGGTCCTGCACTGCGGCCACAATGGAGAGCAGTCCGTCCTCGGTCAGTGTCACGTCTACCGTGCCCTCACGGACGAATACGTCGGTCAGCTGCGTGTCGCCCCGCGTGAGTGTGACAGTTTTGTCAAAGGCGACGGCATCGATACGTTCCGCAGTCTCGACGTGTTCGCCGCGCTTGAACATGGCGCTCTGACGGCCCCCGGAGGCGATTGCCGAGAGCACTGCTGCCGGCGTGGAGCTGATGACTGCACAGGACGAGGCGGCGACCATGAGTGTCATCGCCCGGTAGAACGTGCTAGTGAATTCGCTCCCGAGCACGAGCGGTATAGCGATCGCGGCGATCGTGAGCCCGAACACTCCGAGTACGTACGGTTGTTGGAGACGATCGATGAGCGCGCCCAAAACAGGGTGCCGGATAGTCAGTCCGAACATCTCCAGAGATGGTCCCGCCGCAATCCGACCATTGATCGGGAGGATTCGACCTGTCGTGAAGGCACACGCGACGAGAAGGAGGCTCATCCTGGCGAGTCAGCGGTCGCGCCACTCAAGCACACCGAAGTCGACTGAAAATTCGGTCGGATAAGATGATCATCTCTTTGAGGAGAGTTGTGGAGATGGATCCTAGCAAGAGAGAGTGATACGGCCGGGTGTGGTCAGTCGAGTCCGACGACTTCGGGCCCGGGGATCTCACCGTTTGCAAGCCGGTCGCTCCCGTAAATCACTACGAGAAGAATCGCGAACAGGAGCAAGGGGACGGCACCAGTCACCTCGGCAAGGAGGTTTAACGCCGTGTCCGGGACTCCGCCGGGAGCCAATGCTTCCACGTCGGCGGGGTGGAAGATCCCCATTCCGTTGAGACCAGCGTGAACCACGGCGACAGCCAGGACGCTGCCAGTGCTATTGTACATCCAGGTCCAGATGATCGCGCCGGAGAGGATCGAGACGATCCAGATCAGCTGTTGGGAGAGTGGCCACGCACCGTGGGTCGTGGCCGCGTTGAAGAACAGTGGGAGGTGCCAGGCGGCCCAGGAGACGCCGACGATGAGACTGGACACCAGTGCACTGTACTTGCCCTGGAGGAGTGGGAGCATAAAGCCGCGCCAGCCGAGGTCTTCCTGACCGCCGCCCCAGATGGTACCCCAGACCAGCACGAAGAGATAGATTCCCGGGAACGGGAACGAGTTCAGGTCGATGGGGCCGCCGAGCGCTACGAACAGGACGACCCCCGAGCCAAGCAATACGAAGGGCAGCCCGAGCACGATCACCCACCACTTGGCACCGATACGCCACTTGAAGAACTGCCCGATCCACTTGCGGAGGTCGCCACCGCTGGCCCAAATCACGACGGCGGCTCCGACGGGTGGCCCGAACCCGCCGAATCCGATGAGAATCGACTGGGTCCACGACGCCTCGAGCCCCATCGCCGCTACGATCCCCTGAATCACCCACGTGAACGAGTAGGTGATCAGCAGGAATGCGACGAGTCGGTGGCGATCTATCCAGGACCTGACTCGGGACTGTTGAGCCTCATTAGTCATCTGACTTCACCCGCTCTCTGGAGAATTTGACAATCTGCTTTCTGAATGCCATGCCCGTAGCCGACCTCAAGTGTCCATCGAGAAAAGCATGATTATTATTCCAACACTTTGGGAATTCCGA
This region includes:
- a CDS encoding antitoxin VapB family protein codes for the protein MSHQVRLEDDVYERIKANKRDDESFSDAVERLIGGQSLRDLRGVFDEDQVNEMRDAIERADQDDRDEVRDVAERFE
- a CDS encoding PIN domain-containing protein; amino-acid sequence: MIVDTSFILDIIDGVEAALKKERELEAANVPLVIPSMTVLELYIGVGKIANTREERQTVEAVLDSYPLVDMTPSISRRAGRLLGERMADADDGEGPGIGKGGAAIAATALERDEPVLAGDSYFGTIPGVTHESYR
- a CDS encoding PH domain-containing protein, whose product is MAIGSPTTRSNRRGVFFQQQTTVPYNRITNVGISQGPIERLVDTGAVGIHTAGYGGQMGAELTISGVSDFEDIQDQILERVRERPAKATETEELAAVVPAEEVGADDPDAMLGELRRIRELLEQGRSIE
- a CDS encoding CPBP family intramembrane glutamic endopeptidase, with translation MTNEAQQSRVRSWIDRHRLVAFLLITYSFTWVIQGIVAAMGLEASWTQSILIGFGGFGPPVGAAVVIWASGGDLRKWIGQFFKWRIGAKWWVIVLGLPFVLLGSGVVLFVALGGPIDLNSFPFPGIYLFVLVWGTIWGGGQEDLGWRGFMLPLLQGKYSALVSSLIVGVSWAAWHLPLFFNAATTHGAWPLSQQLIWIVSILSGAIIWTWMYNSTGSVLAVAVVHAGLNGMGIFHPADVEALAPGGVPDTALNLLAEVTGAVPLLLFAILLVVIYGSDRLANGEIPGPEVVGLD